In Halosegnis marinus, one genomic interval encodes:
- a CDS encoding biotin transporter BioY, with the protein MSTETREVDLVGDEVVGNVARAALVAALTGAFAYVTFPNPVSPTSVTLQVLGVFLAGLLLGPVWGGVSMVLYLAAGAVGAPVFLGGSAGFGSLVGTTAGYLWSYPLAAFAVGFVAYGGLDTGADLDAGLPRLVGALTLGTVVIYALGVAGLMVVGGLGLEAAVVGGALTFIPAEALKAAVAVGVVRSGDIAAA; encoded by the coding sequence ATGAGCACGGAGACGCGGGAGGTGGACCTCGTCGGCGACGAGGTGGTCGGCAACGTCGCGCGCGCGGCGCTCGTCGCGGCGCTGACGGGCGCGTTCGCGTACGTGACGTTCCCGAACCCGGTGTCGCCCACGTCGGTCACGCTGCAGGTGCTGGGCGTGTTCCTCGCCGGCCTCCTGCTCGGCCCGGTCTGGGGCGGCGTGTCGATGGTGCTGTACCTCGCGGCGGGCGCGGTCGGCGCGCCCGTGTTCCTCGGCGGGTCGGCCGGCTTCGGCAGCCTCGTCGGGACGACGGCGGGCTACCTGTGGTCGTACCCGCTCGCAGCGTTCGCGGTCGGGTTCGTCGCCTACGGCGGCCTCGACACGGGCGCGGACCTCGACGCCGGCCTGCCTCGGCTGGTCGGGGCGCTGACGCTCGGCACCGTCGTCATCTACGCGCTCGGCGTCGCGGGGCTGATGGTCGTCGGCGGACTCGGCCTCGAAGCCGCGGTCGTGGGCGGCGCGCTCACGTTCATCCCGGCCGAGGCGCTGAAGGCCGCTGTCGCCGTCGGCGTCGTCCGCTCGGGCGACATCGCCGCCGCGTGA
- a CDS encoding gamma-glutamylcyclotransferase family protein produces MRVFVYGTLCDPARVREVAPSADLGPAATLYGLRRVEGRYPTLAPGGSVAGRILRTDDIAVLDAYEGVERGLYVRVSVPAEEGPVETYVGDPDRLDTAEPVAWPGSGPLAERVRAYVEDEGVTVRIEG; encoded by the coding sequence GTGCGCGTCTTCGTCTACGGCACGCTGTGCGACCCGGCCCGCGTCCGCGAGGTCGCGCCGTCGGCGGACCTCGGCCCCGCCGCGACGCTGTACGGCCTCCGCCGCGTCGAGGGCCGGTACCCGACGCTCGCGCCGGGCGGGTCGGTCGCCGGCCGAATCCTCCGAACCGACGACATCGCTGTGCTCGACGCCTACGAGGGGGTCGAGCGGGGACTCTACGTCCGGGTGTCGGTGCCCGCTGAGGAGGGGCCAGTCGAGACGTACGTCGGCGACCCGGACCGCCTCGACACCGCGGAGCCGGTCGCGTGGCCGGGGAGCGGGCCGCTCGCGGAGCGGGTCCGCGCCTACGTCGAGGACGAAGGCGTGACCGTCCGAATCGAGGGCTGA
- a CDS encoding energy-coupling factor transporter transmembrane component T family protein — protein sequence MSFRYEPGDTLAHRLDPRTKLFVQLSVAVAAFAHTTPRGLAALTGLAAVLLYLARTSPVAALAEVWVALPLLVAGPLLEGITLAPVGFSVAQARFPALASYRTLVLLVVAAAYVRTTPVRESRAAVQRTVPGKPGQLLGLGIGFVFRFLPLLRDDLSRIRDASRARLGENRPVRERMRLVTVAGLNRAFRRADTFALALRARCLSWNPTLPELRLRRRDLPALALGVALLVAALL from the coding sequence GTGAGCTTCCGCTACGAGCCGGGCGACACCCTCGCCCACCGGCTCGACCCGCGGACGAAACTGTTCGTCCAACTCTCCGTCGCGGTCGCGGCGTTCGCCCACACCACGCCGCGCGGGCTGGCGGCGCTGACCGGGCTCGCGGCCGTCCTCCTCTATCTGGCGCGCACCTCCCCGGTCGCGGCGCTCGCGGAGGTGTGGGTGGCGCTCCCCCTGCTCGTCGCCGGGCCGCTGCTGGAGGGTATCACGCTCGCGCCGGTCGGCTTCTCCGTGGCGCAGGCGCGGTTCCCGGCGCTCGCCTCCTACCGGACCCTCGTCCTGCTCGTCGTCGCGGCCGCGTACGTGCGGACGACCCCGGTCAGGGAGTCGCGCGCGGCCGTCCAGCGCACGGTCCCGGGCAAGCCCGGGCAGCTGCTGGGACTGGGTATCGGGTTCGTGTTCCGGTTCCTCCCGCTCCTGCGCGACGACCTCTCGCGAATCCGGGACGCGTCGAGGGCCCGCCTCGGGGAGAACCGTCCCGTCCGCGAGCGGATGCGACTCGTCACCGTCGCGGGGCTGAACCGTGCGTTCCGCCGGGCCGACACCTTCGCGCTCGCGCTCCGGGCGCGGTGTCTCTCGTGGAACCCGACCCTGCCCGAGTTGCGCCTTCGCCGCCGCGACCTCCCGGCGCTCGCGCTCGGGGTCGCCCTGCTCGTCGCCGCCCTCCTGTGA
- a CDS encoding energy-coupling factor ABC transporter ATP-binding protein: MIEIEGLVHRYGDTAAVDGVTLSLADGEYVVLAGPNGSGKSTLVRHLNALLEPDEGEVRVDGVPAHEDPVAARTAVGMTFQDPRDGFVAATVRADVTFGPENLGLPRDEIERRADAALAAVNLDGRGDERIDALSGGERTRVAVAGALAMEPDHLVLDEPFAGLDWPARRELLARLDDLVAGGTGVLVVTHDLRDHLERADRVVVLRDGRVALDAPPERARDRLAEFDVRPP, encoded by the coding sequence GTGATAGAGATAGAGGGGCTGGTCCACCGCTACGGCGACACGGCCGCGGTGGACGGCGTCACGCTCTCGCTCGCCGACGGCGAGTACGTCGTCCTCGCGGGGCCGAACGGCTCCGGCAAGTCGACGCTCGTGCGCCACCTCAACGCCCTGCTCGAACCGGACGAGGGCGAGGTGCGCGTCGACGGGGTTCCGGCCCACGAGGACCCCGTCGCGGCCCGTACCGCCGTCGGGATGACCTTTCAGGACCCCCGCGACGGCTTCGTCGCCGCGACGGTGCGCGCGGACGTGACCTTCGGCCCGGAGAACCTCGGCCTCCCGCGCGACGAGATAGAACGCCGGGCGGACGCCGCCCTCGCGGCCGTGAACCTCGACGGTCGCGGCGACGAGCGCATCGACGCGCTCTCGGGCGGCGAGCGCACCCGCGTCGCCGTCGCCGGCGCGCTGGCGATGGAGCCGGACCACCTCGTCCTCGACGAGCCGTTCGCCGGCCTCGACTGGCCCGCCCGCCGCGAACTGCTGGCGCGGCTCGACGACCTCGTCGCCGGGGGAACCGGGGTGCTGGTCGTCACCCACGACCTGCGCGACCACCTGGAGCGGGCCGACCGCGTCGTCGTCCTCCGCGACGGCCGGGTGGCGCTCGACGCCCCGCCCGAGCGGGCGCGCGACCGCCTCGCCGAGTTCGACGTGCGCCCGCCGTGA
- a CDS encoding helix-turn-helix domain-containing protein, producing MDEKTEELRDIFMEVSEEGTVTERQEAGRGSLAGDEAGETERVAAVVAEMRDRYEFATDLDDDALVRVVRGYYGGETDTAVADDLGVSRDTVIRARLDLHLVRERDLDAPFELAALRRLLGDGATVAEAADELGVSESTVRKYRRVVTARNEARRVSERFRSEFEDALGVISEDFTTEATEDGLEDATDGMETNVSF from the coding sequence ATGGACGAGAAGACCGAGGAGCTCCGCGACATCTTCATGGAGGTCTCCGAGGAGGGGACCGTGACGGAGCGGCAGGAGGCCGGGCGGGGGTCGCTGGCGGGGGACGAGGCGGGCGAGACGGAGCGCGTGGCGGCCGTGGTCGCCGAGATGCGCGACCGCTACGAGTTCGCCACGGACCTCGACGACGACGCGCTCGTGCGGGTCGTCCGCGGCTACTACGGCGGCGAGACCGATACCGCCGTCGCCGACGACCTCGGCGTTTCCCGGGACACCGTAATCCGTGCACGCCTCGACCTGCACCTCGTGCGCGAGCGGGACCTTGACGCGCCGTTCGAACTGGCCGCGCTCCGCCGCCTGCTCGGCGACGGCGCGACGGTCGCCGAGGCCGCCGACGAACTCGGCGTCTCCGAGTCGACCGTGCGGAAGTACCGCCGCGTCGTGACGGCGCGCAACGAGGCCCGGCGCGTCTCCGAGCGGTTCCGCTCGGAGTTCGAGGACGCGCTCGGCGTCATCTCGGAGGACTTCACCACGGAGGCCACCGAGGACGGCTTGGAGGACGCCACGGACGGGATGGAGACGAACGTTTCCTTCTAA